One part of the Solea solea chromosome 1, fSolSol10.1, whole genome shotgun sequence genome encodes these proteins:
- the vwa5b2 gene encoding von Willebrand factor A domain-containing protein 5B2 isoform X1 encodes MREFKCRLTYSFLFLSCLFRPFHWSSVCLFSHAALTGEARWYPEKMVGLRNRSTWEPLLLKASCIKSCANGCSLGITAQLTYANADLESVEGVFVYPLGEREVVVGFEASVAGRLVGVQIESRGKLKDCCLDCCPGSGLETHCREWGCCGGSSHDIQCTNGHLILDEDLERTTFIVGTGLISPMDIVSIVISTTLELPTLENGAIHIVYPSLLTPVVTGQMTSSKSENGGKLEETGATSCFGATSGKQDRILDYDQQCAHAIFTSPAANLAPYELNFQLLVRGACLLAGLESPTHALRADADPSAQSASATYITLAQEHQYDRHIEIILHLSEPHSPLVILERGRLSFRQYEQQMWSRRDFIRCARKDSEPERKLEFVRKRYHKDILSSPVLMLNFCPDLLCEPPELQKATRELLFLVDRSGSMSGTNIHRVKEAMVVALKSIPSGSMLNIVGFGTTIKPLFTSSKLCTDVTLTQAYEYVERMRADMRGTNLLGALSWVYQQPMQRSYPRQVFIITDGSIGNVAKVLELVRRNTCTSRCFGLGLGPRACRRLLQGVAKLTGGTTEFLDEEERLQPKLIKSLKKAFEPVLTDLRIDWYLPENMEALLSPNEIPPLYAGNCLIGYCTLYDMTGFKAKRTETPGQGYKGVYRGSTGSVFGQSTDELSPPTSELMPVVTCADGTDLEEALREISREISSEFSCAKDTDPGISPGVDLDWSSDVRRRIQESSYIQEQYVLTRCSLSSERSLHTQSHSLIPASSNTDSAAGGDPRSSGSVLDTGSLPQGLEEMPTPEQRSSLSRWADSGWQQNLSVFPDNGAKKSVRLDSGEECRKRQKALARSTMAARSFSSPQGELEMHRLRRALERVSFDQTLGGRLEESDGETKPPSTMSRRSLTDSSKMLPRKPGLLSAYYSPCNRFLSLTSSLSPSDGLLFPASPLDWDSFTDPEYLFTAAHPEDPPPGQCRSLIHGMLGGRPVSWEVTVDLGHLWTSEDQETPEAEGGRGGGGRREEPWEEIIHQLTARSVIRDFEKMAEKESDSGHGSAKRYRMKAIQTSKHCNIICMYTAFTTTDSNLNKGLPDSMDVKNTGMHLGNRWSSQSSSRRQRAYSAGLGRRRSSRDSEEMEDTWNSTDRDDTPASPCSLTSWDANTGGNVHSATAPAIAGASYTRSQRSIESKSMESFFGTRFPLGRLRSSFSSGKQIPLKSHCLSAETEKQPETEAPDYLPLVRLQLASGAFLLTAIYSECVQIPVDRLKRASPYSLHRRSLSPPFRSTSPSAPSLSTSSKPFVTPSSHHVTYSPSSSFLAKSPAPSFHHTPDSTPLMLEPRLRRRHLSDREPVTSHPDLPSLEEGSLEESTGLYQSQRYGQADSGRGSETDVCECSSIEPADLQVSCQLAQDDIEGSSWATAVALAWLEHRCAGFFMEWELVAAKADFWLRCQELPEGVDLAGLKGAARQLFLLLRHWDENIKLNMLCYNPNNM; translated from the exons ATGAGAGAATTTAAATGCAGACTCacatattcttttcttttcttgtcctGTCTGTTCAGACCTTTTCACTGGTCGTCTGTGTGCCTGTTTTCACATGCAGCCCTCACAGGTGAAGCTCGCTGGTATCCTGAAAAGATGGTGGGACTGAGAAACCGTTCTACATGGGAACCATTGCTCCTAAAGGCCTCGTGCATCAAGTCCTGTGCCAACGGCTGCTCGCTGGGCATCACTGCACAGCTCACCTATGCCAATGCTGACCTGGAGTCAGTAGAAG GGGTGTTCGTTTACCCTCTCGGGGAAAGGGAGGTTGTCGTGGGCTTTGAGGCTTCCGTTGCTGGCCGACTAGTGGGTGTCCAGATAGAGAGTCGAGGGAAGCTGAAGGACTGCTGTTTGGACTGTTGCCCTGGATCTGGTCTTGAAACACACTGTCGGGAGTGGGGCTGTTGTGGAGGCTCCAGCCATGATATTCAATGTACCAATG GGCATCTCATCCTGGATGAAGACCTTGAAAGAACCACCTTCATCGTGGGCACGGGCCTCATTAGCCCCATGGACATCGTGTCCATTGTCATAAGCACCACGCTCGAACTCCCCACGTTGGAAAATGGAGCGATCCACATCGTCTACCCGTCGTTACTCACTCCAGTTGTCACTGGTCAGATGACGTCAAGCAAGAGTGAAAATGGGGGGAAATTAGAGGAAACTGG AGCAACCAGCTGTTTCGGTGCCACCTCAGGAAAACAAGATCGAATCCTAGACTATGATCAGCAGTGTGCCCACGCCATCTTCACCAGTCCAGCTGCCAACCTGGCTCCGTATGAGCTCAACTTCCAGCTGCTTGTCAGAGGGGCCTGCCTGCTGGCCG GACTAGAGAGCCCCACTCACGCTCTGAGGGCAGACGCAGACCCCAGTGCCCAAAGTGCCTCAGCCACCTACATCACTCTGGCACAAGAACATCAATATGACAGACACATAGAGATCATTCTGCACCTCAGCG AACCTCACAGCCCGTTGGTCATCTTAGAGAGAGGCAGACTCTCCTTCAGGCAGTATGAACAGCAGATGTGGTCCCGCCGCGATTTCATCCGCTGCGCCCGCAAAGATTCTGAACCCGAGAGGAAG CTGGAGTTTGTAAGGAAGCGGTATCATAAGGACATTTTGAGCAGCCCGGTTTTGATGCTCAACTTCTGTCCTGACCTGCTGTGTGAACCTCCGGAGCTGCAGAAAGCCACCAGGGAGCTGCTGTTCCTCGTCGATCGCAGCGGCAGCATGAGTGGCACCAACATCCATCGTGTTAAG GAAGCCATGGTGGTGGCACTGAAGAGCATCCCCTCTGGCTCCATGCTCAACATTGTGGGATTTGGCACTACCATAAAGCCTCTGTTCACCTCCAGCAAGCTCTGCACTGAT GTCACCCTTACGCAGGCATATGAATATGTCGAGAGGATGAGGGCGGATATGCGAGGCACCAACCTCCTGGGGGCGCTGTCCTGGGTGTACCAGCAGCCGATGCAGCGCTCATATCCTCGCCAGGTTTTCATCATTACAGATGGATCCATTGGTAATGTAGCCAAAGTGCTGGAGTTGGTCCGCAGAAACACGTGCACTAGCAG ATGCTTTGGTTTGGGCCTTGGTCCTCGAGCCTGCAGGCGTCTCCTGCAGGGCGTTGCCAAATTAACAGGGGGGACGACAGAGTTcttggatgaggaggagagactCCAGCCCAAG TTAATCAAGTCCTTGAAAAAGGCCTTTGAACCTGTGCTCACTGACCTGCGGATTGACTGGTACTTGCCAGAAAACATGGAGGCTCTTCTTTCGCCCAATGAAATCCCTCCGCTCTATGCTGGGAATTGCCTAATTGGATACTGTACCCTGTATGATATGACAGGTTTCAAAGCAAAAAGGACAGAg ACACCTGGTCAAGGCTATAAAGGTGTTTATCGTGGCTCCACTGGGTCCGTTTTTGGACAATCGACCGATGAGCTTTCACCTCCTACCTCCGAACTAATGCCTGTGGTGACGTGTGCAGATGGCACTGACTTAGAGGAGGCACTGAGGGAAATTTCAAGAGAGATATCCTCTGAATTCTCTTGCGCCAAAGACACAGACCCTGGAATCAGCCCAG GTGTAGACCTGGACTGGTCCAgtgatgtgaggaggaggatccAGGAGAGCTCTTACATCCAGGAGCAGTATGTCCTCACTCGCTGCTCCCTCAGTAGTGAGCGGAGTCTACACACACAGTCCCACTCACTCATACCCGCCTCGTCAAACACTGACTCAGCAGCAGGCGGTGACCCTCGGTCCTCCGGTTCAGTGCTGGATACAGGGTCTCTACCCCAAGGCCTTGAGGAGATGCCCACTCCAGAACAGAGGTCATCCTTGTCTCGCTGGGCAGACTCAGGATGGCAGCAAAACCTCTCCGTTTTTCCTGATAATGGAGCAAAAAAg AGTGTGCGTCTGGATAGTGGTGAGGAGTGTCGAAAGAGACAAAAAGCTCTGGCCCGTTCAACCATGGCCGCACGGAGTTTCTCCTCCCCACAGGGTGAGTTGGAGATGCATCGCCTACGGCGAGCTCTGGAGAGAGTCTCCTTTGACCAAACGCTGGGAGGCCGACTGGAAGAAAGTGACGGGGAGACAAAGCCCCCGTCAACGATGTCCCGCAGAAGCCTCACCGACTCTAGTAAGATGCTACCAAGAAAACCAGGATTACTGTCTGCATACTATTCTCCCTGCAACAGGTTTCTGTCCCTCACGTCTTCACTCTCACCCTCAGATGGTCTCCTGTTCCCCGCCTCTCCTTTGGACTGGGACAGCTTCACAGATCCAGAGTATCTCTTCACTGCTGCTCACCCAGAGGATCCCCCTCCAGGTCAGTGCCGCTCACTCATTCACGGCATGCTCGGTGGCAGGCCTGTGTCATGGGAggtgactgttgacctgggtcACCTCTGGACTTCTGAGGACCAGGAGACACCAGaggctgagggagggagaggtggaggtggaaGACGAGAGGAGCCATGGGAAGAGATAATTCACCAACTGACGGCTCGTTCAGTGATAAGAGACTTTGAGAAAATGGCAGAGAAGGAGAGTGACAGTGGACATG ggTCAGCTAAGCGATATCGTATGAAAGCTATCCAGACCAGCAAGCACTGTAACATCATCTGCATGTACACGGCCTTCACTACTACTGACAGCAACCTCAACAAGGGCCTGCCAGACAGCATGGACGTCAAAAACACAG GGATGCATTTGGGGAACAGGTGGAGTTCCCAGTCAAGCAGTCGCAGGCAGCGAGCTTATTCTGCAGGTTTGGGCAGAAGGCGTTCCAGCAGAGACAGTGAAGAGATGGAGGACACCTGGAACTCCACAG ACAGAGATGACACTCCTGCCTCTCCCTGTAGCCTTACATCCTGGGACGCTA ATACAGGGGGTAATGTCCACTCTGCTACAGCCCCAGCAATAGCAGGTGCCTCATACACTCGCTCACAGCGATCAATAGAGAGCAAGTCAATGGAGAGCTTCTTTGGCACCAG GTTCCCACTCGGCAGACTCAGGTCTTCTTTTTCATCAGGAAAGCAGATTCCTCTCAAGTcccactgtctgtctgcagagacagagaaacaacctgAAACGGAGGCCCCAGACTACCTGCCTCTG GTGCGCCTGCAGCTGGCATCAGGAGCCTTTCTGTTGACGGCGATCTACTCAGAATGTGTCCAGATACCAGTGGACCGCCTAAAAAGGGCTTCACCCTACAGCCTCCACCGCCGCAGCCTCAGCCCACCTTTCCGGTCTACATCTCCCAGTGCTCCATCTTTATCCACCTCCTCAAAGCCCTTTGTTACTCCCTCCAGTCACCATGTTACCtattctccttcctcctcctttctcgCCAAGTCACCTGCACCTTCTTTCCACCACACTCCAGACAGCACTCCCCTGATGCTGGAGCCAAGGCTTCGCCGAAGACACCTGTCTGACCGAGAGCCCGTCACGTCACATCCGGACCTCCCCAGCTTGGAGGAGGGCTCTCTGGAGGAATCAACTGGCCTCTACCAGAGCCAGAGGTACGGCCAAGCAGACAGTGGTCGTGGATCGgagacagatgtgtgtgaatGCTCTTCAATAGAGCCTGCTGACCTTCAGGTGAGCTGCCAGTTGGCTCAAGACGACATAGAGGGCTCGAGCTGGGCCACAGCCGTGGCGCTGGCGTGGCTCGAGCACCGCTGTGCTGGCTTCTTCATGGAGTGGGAACTGGTTGCAGCAAAAGCAGACTTCTGGCTGCGCTGTCAGGAGCTGCCCGAAGGAGTGGACCTGGCGGGTCTGAAAGGAGCTGCCAGACAGCTGTTCCTGCTGCTACGCCACTGGGATGAGAACATCAAACTCAACATGCTGTGTTATAATCCCAATAACATGTGA
- the vwa5b2 gene encoding von Willebrand factor A domain-containing protein 5B2 isoform X2, translating into MREFKCRLTYSFLFLSCLFRPFHWSSVCLFSHAALTGEARWYPEKMVGLRNRSTWEPLLLKASCIKSCANGCSLGITAQLTYANADLESVEGVFVYPLGEREVVVGFEASVAGRLVGVQIESRGKLKDCCLDCCPGSGLETHCREWGCCGGSSHDIQCTNGHLILDEDLERTTFIVGTGLISPMDIVSIVISTTLELPTLENGAIHIVYPSLLTPVVTGQMTSSKSENGGKLEETGATSCFGATSGKQDRILDYDQQCAHAIFTSPAANLAPYELNFQLLVRGACLLAGLESPTHALRADADPSAQSASATYITLAQEHQYDRHIEIILHLSEPHSPLVILERGRLSFRQYEQQMWSRRDFIRCARKDSEPERKLEFVRKRYHKDILSSPVLMLNFCPDLLCEPPELQKATRELLFLVDRSGSMSGTNIHRVKEAMVVALKSIPSGSMLNIVGFGTTIKPLFTSSKLCTDVTLTQAYEYVERMRADMRGTNLLGALSWVYQQPMQRSYPRQVFIITDGSIGNVAKVLELVRRNTCTSRCFGLGLGPRACRRLLQGVAKLTGGTTEFLDEEERLQPKLIKSLKKAFEPVLTDLRIDWYLPENMEALLSPNEIPPLYAGNCLIGYCTLYDMTGFKAKRTETPGQGYKGVYRGSTGSVFGQSTDELSPPTSELMPVVTCADGTDLEEALREISREISSEFSCAKDTDPGISPGVDLDWSSDVRRRIQESSYIQEQYVLTRCSLSSERSLHTQSHSLIPASSNTDSAAGGDPRSSGSVLDTGSLPQGLEEMPTPEQRSSLSRWADSGWQQNLSVFPDNGAKKSVRLDSGEECRKRQKALARSTMAARSFSSPQGELEMHRLRRALERVSFDQTLGGRLEESDGETKPPSTMSRRSLTDSSKMLPRKPGLLSAYYSPCNRFLSLTSSLSPSDGLLFPASPLDWDSFTDPEYLFTAAHPEDPPPGQCRSLIHGMLGGRPVSWEVTVDLGHLWTSEDQETPEAEGGRGGGGRREEPWEEIIHQLTARSVIRDFEKMAEKESDSGHGSAKRYRMKAIQTSKHCNIICMYTAFTTTDSNLNKGLPDSMDVKNTGMHLGNRWSSQSSSRRQRAYSAGLGRRRSSRDSEEMEDTWNSTDTGGNVHSATAPAIAGASYTRSQRSIESKSMESFFGTRFPLGRLRSSFSSGKQIPLKSHCLSAETEKQPETEAPDYLPLVRLQLASGAFLLTAIYSECVQIPVDRLKRASPYSLHRRSLSPPFRSTSPSAPSLSTSSKPFVTPSSHHVTYSPSSSFLAKSPAPSFHHTPDSTPLMLEPRLRRRHLSDREPVTSHPDLPSLEEGSLEESTGLYQSQRYGQADSGRGSETDVCECSSIEPADLQVSCQLAQDDIEGSSWATAVALAWLEHRCAGFFMEWELVAAKADFWLRCQELPEGVDLAGLKGAARQLFLLLRHWDENIKLNMLCYNPNNM; encoded by the exons ATGAGAGAATTTAAATGCAGACTCacatattcttttcttttcttgtcctGTCTGTTCAGACCTTTTCACTGGTCGTCTGTGTGCCTGTTTTCACATGCAGCCCTCACAGGTGAAGCTCGCTGGTATCCTGAAAAGATGGTGGGACTGAGAAACCGTTCTACATGGGAACCATTGCTCCTAAAGGCCTCGTGCATCAAGTCCTGTGCCAACGGCTGCTCGCTGGGCATCACTGCACAGCTCACCTATGCCAATGCTGACCTGGAGTCAGTAGAAG GGGTGTTCGTTTACCCTCTCGGGGAAAGGGAGGTTGTCGTGGGCTTTGAGGCTTCCGTTGCTGGCCGACTAGTGGGTGTCCAGATAGAGAGTCGAGGGAAGCTGAAGGACTGCTGTTTGGACTGTTGCCCTGGATCTGGTCTTGAAACACACTGTCGGGAGTGGGGCTGTTGTGGAGGCTCCAGCCATGATATTCAATGTACCAATG GGCATCTCATCCTGGATGAAGACCTTGAAAGAACCACCTTCATCGTGGGCACGGGCCTCATTAGCCCCATGGACATCGTGTCCATTGTCATAAGCACCACGCTCGAACTCCCCACGTTGGAAAATGGAGCGATCCACATCGTCTACCCGTCGTTACTCACTCCAGTTGTCACTGGTCAGATGACGTCAAGCAAGAGTGAAAATGGGGGGAAATTAGAGGAAACTGG AGCAACCAGCTGTTTCGGTGCCACCTCAGGAAAACAAGATCGAATCCTAGACTATGATCAGCAGTGTGCCCACGCCATCTTCACCAGTCCAGCTGCCAACCTGGCTCCGTATGAGCTCAACTTCCAGCTGCTTGTCAGAGGGGCCTGCCTGCTGGCCG GACTAGAGAGCCCCACTCACGCTCTGAGGGCAGACGCAGACCCCAGTGCCCAAAGTGCCTCAGCCACCTACATCACTCTGGCACAAGAACATCAATATGACAGACACATAGAGATCATTCTGCACCTCAGCG AACCTCACAGCCCGTTGGTCATCTTAGAGAGAGGCAGACTCTCCTTCAGGCAGTATGAACAGCAGATGTGGTCCCGCCGCGATTTCATCCGCTGCGCCCGCAAAGATTCTGAACCCGAGAGGAAG CTGGAGTTTGTAAGGAAGCGGTATCATAAGGACATTTTGAGCAGCCCGGTTTTGATGCTCAACTTCTGTCCTGACCTGCTGTGTGAACCTCCGGAGCTGCAGAAAGCCACCAGGGAGCTGCTGTTCCTCGTCGATCGCAGCGGCAGCATGAGTGGCACCAACATCCATCGTGTTAAG GAAGCCATGGTGGTGGCACTGAAGAGCATCCCCTCTGGCTCCATGCTCAACATTGTGGGATTTGGCACTACCATAAAGCCTCTGTTCACCTCCAGCAAGCTCTGCACTGAT GTCACCCTTACGCAGGCATATGAATATGTCGAGAGGATGAGGGCGGATATGCGAGGCACCAACCTCCTGGGGGCGCTGTCCTGGGTGTACCAGCAGCCGATGCAGCGCTCATATCCTCGCCAGGTTTTCATCATTACAGATGGATCCATTGGTAATGTAGCCAAAGTGCTGGAGTTGGTCCGCAGAAACACGTGCACTAGCAG ATGCTTTGGTTTGGGCCTTGGTCCTCGAGCCTGCAGGCGTCTCCTGCAGGGCGTTGCCAAATTAACAGGGGGGACGACAGAGTTcttggatgaggaggagagactCCAGCCCAAG TTAATCAAGTCCTTGAAAAAGGCCTTTGAACCTGTGCTCACTGACCTGCGGATTGACTGGTACTTGCCAGAAAACATGGAGGCTCTTCTTTCGCCCAATGAAATCCCTCCGCTCTATGCTGGGAATTGCCTAATTGGATACTGTACCCTGTATGATATGACAGGTTTCAAAGCAAAAAGGACAGAg ACACCTGGTCAAGGCTATAAAGGTGTTTATCGTGGCTCCACTGGGTCCGTTTTTGGACAATCGACCGATGAGCTTTCACCTCCTACCTCCGAACTAATGCCTGTGGTGACGTGTGCAGATGGCACTGACTTAGAGGAGGCACTGAGGGAAATTTCAAGAGAGATATCCTCTGAATTCTCTTGCGCCAAAGACACAGACCCTGGAATCAGCCCAG GTGTAGACCTGGACTGGTCCAgtgatgtgaggaggaggatccAGGAGAGCTCTTACATCCAGGAGCAGTATGTCCTCACTCGCTGCTCCCTCAGTAGTGAGCGGAGTCTACACACACAGTCCCACTCACTCATACCCGCCTCGTCAAACACTGACTCAGCAGCAGGCGGTGACCCTCGGTCCTCCGGTTCAGTGCTGGATACAGGGTCTCTACCCCAAGGCCTTGAGGAGATGCCCACTCCAGAACAGAGGTCATCCTTGTCTCGCTGGGCAGACTCAGGATGGCAGCAAAACCTCTCCGTTTTTCCTGATAATGGAGCAAAAAAg AGTGTGCGTCTGGATAGTGGTGAGGAGTGTCGAAAGAGACAAAAAGCTCTGGCCCGTTCAACCATGGCCGCACGGAGTTTCTCCTCCCCACAGGGTGAGTTGGAGATGCATCGCCTACGGCGAGCTCTGGAGAGAGTCTCCTTTGACCAAACGCTGGGAGGCCGACTGGAAGAAAGTGACGGGGAGACAAAGCCCCCGTCAACGATGTCCCGCAGAAGCCTCACCGACTCTAGTAAGATGCTACCAAGAAAACCAGGATTACTGTCTGCATACTATTCTCCCTGCAACAGGTTTCTGTCCCTCACGTCTTCACTCTCACCCTCAGATGGTCTCCTGTTCCCCGCCTCTCCTTTGGACTGGGACAGCTTCACAGATCCAGAGTATCTCTTCACTGCTGCTCACCCAGAGGATCCCCCTCCAGGTCAGTGCCGCTCACTCATTCACGGCATGCTCGGTGGCAGGCCTGTGTCATGGGAggtgactgttgacctgggtcACCTCTGGACTTCTGAGGACCAGGAGACACCAGaggctgagggagggagaggtggaggtggaaGACGAGAGGAGCCATGGGAAGAGATAATTCACCAACTGACGGCTCGTTCAGTGATAAGAGACTTTGAGAAAATGGCAGAGAAGGAGAGTGACAGTGGACATG ggTCAGCTAAGCGATATCGTATGAAAGCTATCCAGACCAGCAAGCACTGTAACATCATCTGCATGTACACGGCCTTCACTACTACTGACAGCAACCTCAACAAGGGCCTGCCAGACAGCATGGACGTCAAAAACACAG GGATGCATTTGGGGAACAGGTGGAGTTCCCAGTCAAGCAGTCGCAGGCAGCGAGCTTATTCTGCAGGTTTGGGCAGAAGGCGTTCCAGCAGAGACAGTGAAGAGATGGAGGACACCTGGAACTCCACAG ATACAGGGGGTAATGTCCACTCTGCTACAGCCCCAGCAATAGCAGGTGCCTCATACACTCGCTCACAGCGATCAATAGAGAGCAAGTCAATGGAGAGCTTCTTTGGCACCAG GTTCCCACTCGGCAGACTCAGGTCTTCTTTTTCATCAGGAAAGCAGATTCCTCTCAAGTcccactgtctgtctgcagagacagagaaacaacctgAAACGGAGGCCCCAGACTACCTGCCTCTG GTGCGCCTGCAGCTGGCATCAGGAGCCTTTCTGTTGACGGCGATCTACTCAGAATGTGTCCAGATACCAGTGGACCGCCTAAAAAGGGCTTCACCCTACAGCCTCCACCGCCGCAGCCTCAGCCCACCTTTCCGGTCTACATCTCCCAGTGCTCCATCTTTATCCACCTCCTCAAAGCCCTTTGTTACTCCCTCCAGTCACCATGTTACCtattctccttcctcctcctttctcgCCAAGTCACCTGCACCTTCTTTCCACCACACTCCAGACAGCACTCCCCTGATGCTGGAGCCAAGGCTTCGCCGAAGACACCTGTCTGACCGAGAGCCCGTCACGTCACATCCGGACCTCCCCAGCTTGGAGGAGGGCTCTCTGGAGGAATCAACTGGCCTCTACCAGAGCCAGAGGTACGGCCAAGCAGACAGTGGTCGTGGATCGgagacagatgtgtgtgaatGCTCTTCAATAGAGCCTGCTGACCTTCAGGTGAGCTGCCAGTTGGCTCAAGACGACATAGAGGGCTCGAGCTGGGCCACAGCCGTGGCGCTGGCGTGGCTCGAGCACCGCTGTGCTGGCTTCTTCATGGAGTGGGAACTGGTTGCAGCAAAAGCAGACTTCTGGCTGCGCTGTCAGGAGCTGCCCGAAGGAGTGGACCTGGCGGGTCTGAAAGGAGCTGCCAGACAGCTGTTCCTGCTGCTACGCCACTGGGATGAGAACATCAAACTCAACATGCTGTGTTATAATCCCAATAACATGTGA